TTTCGATGTTGAGCCGCGTTGGCGGCCCTCGTCGTCGGGAGGCGCTTTATGGGCGATGGCGCGGATTCGGTCAAGGTGTTTTGTGATTTATTTTCCCATCGAAGGCCCAAACCACCGCAACCCCTTGAAATCAAACGATAATACCATTCACGCTTCATTTTCTGAGAACACGATCGCGACGATCGCAGCGCTTCGGAGCGCGATCGCGGGCGATTCGGGGTGATCGGGCGGAGAGTTTCACCGCGGTGCGAGCCTCCGAGCGTGTATCGACCTACACAGCGGAGTTCGCTCCTTATATACAGAGGTTCGATTCAGTGACGCGTCGCCCGGAGCGACGCCCTCTTTTCTTAAGGACGATCGATGCGCATCATTGCCGGCTCTGCTCGCGGCCGTAAACTTGCCAGCCTGCCTACAGACGCGATCCGCCCCACAAGCGATCGCATCCGCGAGTCGCTCTTCTCGATCCTGGGTGATGTTCGTGATCTGGTGGTCGTCGATGGATTCGCTGGCAGTGGCGCGCTGGGCCTGGAGGCGATCAGCCGAGGTGCCAGTCGCGCCTACTTCTTTGATCGCTCCGGCCGTTCCACCGCGCTGATCAAAGAAAACGCACAACGGACCCGAGCTGGGCGGCGAGCGATCATAGAACGGTGCACCTTTAACCAGGGGCTGGAGGAGCATCTCGGTGATGAGACACCGGATCTCTGGTTTATCGATCCTCCCTACCACACCACCCTGGCGCATAAGGCGCTGGAGA
This is a stretch of genomic DNA from Lujinxingia sediminis. It encodes these proteins:
- the rsmD gene encoding 16S rRNA (guanine(966)-N(2))-methyltransferase RsmD, with the protein product MRIIAGSARGRKLASLPTDAIRPTSDRIRESLFSILGDVRDLVVVDGFAGSGALGLEAISRGASRAYFFDRSGRSTALIKENAQRTRAGRRAIIERCTFNQGLEEHLGDETPDLWFIDPPYHTTLAHKALEKMATSPRVTAGALVVWESDIDEAVPHTPAFALEDERIYGRTRIQLLRRREDRDDATGVTPVDRPEDATR